The following is a genomic window from Lysinibacillus sp. JNUCC-52.
TTCTTTGGTGTGGGCGATATGGCTGATGTAGAACAACGTCTAGTTGGGACAAACTATGACCGTGCTGCTATCGCAAATGCGCTCGTAGATATCAACATTCCAACATACTTTGGTGGCGTATCGACAGAAGAGTTTCTACAATTAATTTATTAACAGTAGATAAAAAAATAGCTGGCAAATGCCTTTCGATAACAAAGATATTTTTAGCCTATACTAAGACGATAGATTGGTTATGCTACTGGAAACATTTTGAGTCGAAACATGCTAAACACCCTAGTAAGGGAAATTCGAAGCTACTTCTGTAATCACAGTAGAAAAGGGCACGCGCAATTATGGCGCGTAGCCTTTTTTTGGTACAATATACGATAGAAAGGAGTGTCGGTATGGAGAAGCATCGAATATTTATTGTCGAGGATGATGTGAAGATTGCATCATTGCTTGCAGAAACATTAAGAAAATATCAATACGAAGTGGAAACAATTCAAGAATTTGACCATTTAATCGAAGAGTTTACAACTTTTAATCCACATATGGTATTGCTTGATATAAATTTACCAGCGTATGACGGCTATTACTGGTGTCGTCAATTACGTCAACATACAACATGTCCAATCATTTTCATTTCAGCGCGATCTGGAGAAATGGATCAAATTTTTGCGCTTGAAAATGGGGGTGACGATTTTATTACTAAGCCATTCAATTATGAAATTGTTTTGGCTAAAATCCGTAGTCACTTGCGTCGGACATATGGCGAATATGCAGCTAGGCAAGAAGAACGGACAATTAAGCAAGGGCAGCTTGTATTGCATCTAGAACGTATGGAGTTGCATAAAAATGACTTAGAAATTCCATTACAGAAAAAAGAATGTATTATTTTAGAATTATTAATGGGCCATGCACCAAAAGTAGTGGCGCGCGAGCAACTGTTAGAGGAACTTTGGGACGATCAGGCATTTGTCGATGAAAATACATTGAATGTTAATATGACGCGTGTACGTAAAAAGCTAGCGGATTATAATATTTCATCATCAATTGAGACAGTCCGTGGTGCAGGTTATCGCTTTATTTTAAGTGCAGGTGAGCTGTAAATGGGCTGGAAACTATTTTTGCGGGATTATGCAACATTTTTTATATTTCAGCTAATATTAGTTGGTTTTATTATGGTGTTGTATTGGCTCGATGGCTTCCGTAACGTTGATACTGCCATTTACTCTGTAAGTATTAGTTTGGTATTGCTATGCTCTTTTCTACTTATTCGTTATTTAATGCGTCAAAGCTATTTGAGCAAAATACTGCATCTTCCAAAGTCTATGGAGGACGTGCTTCAAAAAAATGCTAAGACACCAGAAGCGATGCAAGTGGAAAAGTATATGCATGAATTGTATCGTCTTTATCAGCATGAGCTACATTCGTTGTATGCTAGCCAAAAGCGACACGATCAATTTATGAATCAATGGGTACACCAAATGAAAACGCCTATTTCCGTTATCGAGATGCTATTACAGGATGAGCGTCCTCTCGATAAAAAGAATGTTCAAGAGGAAATCGATCGCTTACGAAGAGGATTGGATATGGTGCTTGTCAATGCACGACTCGAAAACTTTGAAGAGGATATGCAAGTAGAACAAATACCGTTAAAATCGATTGTCACTGCAACTGTTAATGAAAATAAACGTTTATTTATAACGAATAGAGTTTTCCCAGAAATCCATATTGATGATGACATGATTGTAGCAAGTGATTCAAAATGGCTTCGCTTTATTATTGGGCAATTCGTAACAAATGCAGTGAAATATACGTTTGAAGAAAATAAAAAAATTGTGATGTCTGCCATTAAAAAGGATGATTATATTCAGTTAGCAATTTGTGATGAAGGTATTGGTATTCCAGCTTCTGACCTTTCACGCGTGACTAAAGCCTTTTTTACAGGTGAGAATGGACGTAAAACTGGGGAATCCACAGGTATGGGCTTATATTTAGCAAAGGAAATCTGTGAAAAACTAGGGCATCAATTAGACATTACATCTGAAGTAGGTAAAGGTACAATTGTCACCGTGACATTTACAAACTAGGGGGAGCAAAAAATGGGAGAAGTACGTTTGGATGATTGGGTATTAAATATTGAATTAGAAAAGACGAAAAATTTGTATGACTTACAATTAGACGTTTGTGACTGTTTGTTTTGTGAAAATTTTCGTCAGGCTAGCCTATTACTTCAGGATGAGGTAATGCATTTTTGCAATGCGCTTGGGCTAAACTTACATAAACCATGCCTACTTAATGCTTTGCCAGTAGAAGGTGAGCAAGTCATGTATAGTGGGCACTATTCAGTTTGTGGCGAAATCATTGAAGGTGAATTAGATGGTTGGGATATGATCGTCGGGGAGCATTGCTTTAGTCTAGTTCAAGAAGAAGCGAACATACCTTCAGCTATTTTAGAGCCACAGTTTCAAATTGGCTTTGAGGTGGTATTTAAATGGCTATTACCAGAATCTATGGAATTAATCGAGAAATAAGGTGGATGAGGCATGCCTATTTTACAAATAAATGATGTGACAAAAGTATATGAGGGAAAGGTTACACATCGTGCACTCAATCAATTAAGCTTTGAGGTTGAGGAAGGTGAGTTTTTAGCTGTAATGGGACCATCGGGAAGTGGTAAAACTACGTTACTAAATATAATTTCTACAATTGACGAACCAACAAGTGGCGAAATTATTTTAGACGGCATGAATCCTCATAAGCTAAATGCTACTGAACTAGCTTATTTTAGAAGAAGACAGCTTGGCTTTGTTTTTCAGGACTTTAATTTATTGCATATGCTTACTGTCGAGGAAAATATCGTGTTGCCATTAACGCTTGATCAGCAGCCATTAGAAGTAATGGAAGCGCGTCTTGCAGGTATTATAGAGAAGCTTGATTTAGCTTCTTTCTTGCACAAGCGTCCAAATGAAATTTCAGGTGGACAAGCGCAAAGAACAGCGATAGGGCGAGCATTAATTCATAACCCAAGTCTTATTTTGGCAGATGAACCGACGGGGAATTTGGATTCGAATTCTTCTCGCGATGTACTTGAACTATTAACAAAAATTAATAAGGAAAAACAGACGACAATCGTGATGGTGACCCATGATCCGATTGCAGCAAGTTATTGTGATCGTGTGCTATTTATTAAGGACGGGGAATTTTTCAATGAAATTTATCGAGATGACCGACGTCAAATGTTTTTCCAACGTATTTTAAATGTATTGAGCTTACTAGGGGGAGGGCAAGTAGGTGACCTTTCGACAATTCGCTTACCGTAATGTCGTACGGAATAGCCGTATATACGGAGCCTTTTTTATGGCAAGCTTTTTTTCAGTAGCCGTATTTTTTATCTATTCAATGTTAATGTTTCATCCAGATATTGAACGTGGCATTTTAGGAGAAGTATCGTTAGTCGGCATGATTGGCGCAGAAATCGTACTTGTTCTCTTCACCTTGTTCTTTTTATATTATTCCATGAGTGCTTTTTTAGAGGCGCGCTCACATGAGTTTGCGATTTTATTGCACCTTGGAATGGAAAAGCGACAAATGAACAAGCTTGTCTTTTTAGAAACAATGATTATCGGTGCAGGCTCTATTATTGTGGGCATTATTTTTGGCTTTTCATTTTCAAAGTTTTTCTTCATGATTGTTCGAGAAATATTGCATTTAGAGGATTTACCGCTTTATGTTTCTTGGCAACCTTTTTTACTTACTATTGGTGTTTTTACGAGTGCCTTTGTCGTTATTTCTATCATTAGCGTGTATTTTACACGTGAGAGAAAACTACGTGCTCTTATTAAGGGAAATGATTATATAAATAGCGAAACTAGCTTTTCAAAAGTTCGTGCAACATATGGCATTACTCTTATTTTAGCAACCTATGTGCTGGCATTTATCGTTTCTCATACAACAATGATTGGGCTTACGTTATTAATACCGTTTTTTGCAACTTTCGGAACTTACTATTTTTTTAGTGATTCAGTACCATTCATTTTACAAATTGCACGTGGTAAACGTAAATTTAATTGGCAGCGCTATCGCCTTCTCTCTTTAGCGGAACAAACACATATTATGAGGGATAATGTAAAAATGTTTTTCGTCGTAACGATGGTATCGACGTTAGCATTTTTATCTGTCGGAGTATTGGCTACGATGTCCTCCTACACGACACAATACGATCGATTAAATCCTTTAGGGCTTATTTATAAAGGAGATATCGATAACCCATATGAAGCTACGCACATCAATTCCCTCCGTATCCAATTAGAGGAAAAGGGCTTATCCTACCATTTATCCCGCTTTGTAGTTGTAAAACAAACTTCCTCGTATACACATAATGAGGTTGAGGTATTCCGAGAATCAGATATGAATGTTTTATTATCCTCCTTTAACTATCCATTGATTAATTTAGAATCTGGAGAAGCGGTGTTCATACCATATTCGGAAGAGTCGTTAAAAAAGCTTAAAAATAAAGAAGTCAAAACAGTTTTAGAAGAAAACGAAATACCTATTACGATAGATAGTGTTTACCCTAAAATAGTATTCCCAGGATCAATAGTAAGTGTAAATTCAATTGTCATTAGCGATGAAGACTTTGTGAAGCTTGTGAAGCCAATTACGAGTAACGGTGCTGTGCAGCCAAGCTACCATCTATTTACTTTTGATATTCCACAGTGGATGGAAACAAAGGAAATTGGTAAGGACATAATTGAAATGGCTTCAACCGAATATTTTAACAATATTAAGAAGGGCAAGCATAGCCCATTTTATTTTGAAAATGCAGGATTAAATTATTCTTATATACTAGCTACCTACTCATTATTTACATTAGTTGGTGTTTTAGTGGCGACTGTATTTTTGCTGGCGGCTGGTAGTTTCATTTACTTTAAACTGCATACTTCACTTGAGCGAGAGAAGCGGAAATTTGATGTCCTAAAACGTATGGGTTTAACAGATATAGAGTTGAAAAAGCTAGTCAATCGTCATTTGTTCCCACAATTTTTCTTACCTTGGAGTGTTGCTATGATGCACAGTGCCTTTGCCTTTTTTATGGTGCAAGGCATTTTAAAGGATATTGCTAATATTTCAATTGTTAAAGAAGTATTCTTTGCATTTGGTTTTTTCGTCCTTATTCAAGTCATTTACTTTTACTTAATCCGTTGGCGCTATATCTCACATATCCGTTCTTGAAAATCTGTACAAAAGAGAAAAAAATGAATTTTTTGACGGTAATAATGACATGAAGTAAAAAGACTCATTGTCTTTTAGATATATTTCTTATATAATATTACTGAATAACGATTCATTTTATACGATAAGGGGATGGTGTAATTGAATTTAGTTTCATGTGTTCGTCAACAAGCAGCAGAGCAACCAGAAAAAATTGCGTATCATTTTATGGGGAAAGATACGACGTATGGGGAATTTGAACAGACAATTGGTCGCTTTGCACAGGGGTTACAAGATTTAGGGGTACAAAAAGGGGACCATGTGGCGTTTTTACTCGGCAATACGCCACATTATTTAATTGCTTTATATGCAACAATGCGTTTAGGAGCTACAGCAATACCTGTAAATCCAATTTATACGCCAGATGAGATTTCATATATTTTAC
Proteins encoded in this region:
- a CDS encoding ABC transporter ATP-binding protein, with protein sequence MPILQINDVTKVYEGKVTHRALNQLSFEVEEGEFLAVMGPSGSGKTTLLNIISTIDEPTSGEIILDGMNPHKLNATELAYFRRRQLGFVFQDFNLLHMLTVEENIVLPLTLDQQPLEVMEARLAGIIEKLDLASFLHKRPNEISGGQAQRTAIGRALIHNPSLILADEPTGNLDSNSSRDVLELLTKINKEKQTTIVMVTHDPIAASYCDRVLFIKDGEFFNEIYRDDRRQMFFQRILNVLSLLGGGQVGDLSTIRLP
- a CDS encoding FtsX-like permease family protein; translation: MTFRQFAYRNVVRNSRIYGAFFMASFFSVAVFFIYSMLMFHPDIERGILGEVSLVGMIGAEIVLVLFTLFFLYYSMSAFLEARSHEFAILLHLGMEKRQMNKLVFLETMIIGAGSIIVGIIFGFSFSKFFFMIVREILHLEDLPLYVSWQPFLLTIGVFTSAFVVISIISVYFTRERKLRALIKGNDYINSETSFSKVRATYGITLILATYVLAFIVSHTTMIGLTLLIPFFATFGTYYFFSDSVPFILQIARGKRKFNWQRYRLLSLAEQTHIMRDNVKMFFVVTMVSTLAFLSVGVLATMSSYTTQYDRLNPLGLIYKGDIDNPYEATHINSLRIQLEEKGLSYHLSRFVVVKQTSSYTHNEVEVFRESDMNVLLSSFNYPLINLESGEAVFIPYSEESLKKLKNKEVKTVLEENEIPITIDSVYPKIVFPGSIVSVNSIVISDEDFVKLVKPITSNGAVQPSYHLFTFDIPQWMETKEIGKDIIEMASTEYFNNIKKGKHSPFYFENAGLNYSYILATYSLFTLVGVLVATVFLLAAGSFIYFKLHTSLEREKRKFDVLKRMGLTDIELKKLVNRHLFPQFFLPWSVAMMHSAFAFFMVQGILKDIANISIVKEVFFAFGFFVLIQVIYFYLIRWRYISHIRS
- a CDS encoding sensor histidine kinase; protein product: MGWKLFLRDYATFFIFQLILVGFIMVLYWLDGFRNVDTAIYSVSISLVLLCSFLLIRYLMRQSYLSKILHLPKSMEDVLQKNAKTPEAMQVEKYMHELYRLYQHELHSLYASQKRHDQFMNQWVHQMKTPISVIEMLLQDERPLDKKNVQEEIDRLRRGLDMVLVNARLENFEEDMQVEQIPLKSIVTATVNENKRLFITNRVFPEIHIDDDMIVASDSKWLRFIIGQFVTNAVKYTFEENKKIVMSAIKKDDYIQLAICDEGIGIPASDLSRVTKAFFTGENGRKTGESTGMGLYLAKEICEKLGHQLDITSEVGKGTIVTVTFTN
- a CDS encoding response regulator transcription factor, with the translated sequence MEKHRIFIVEDDVKIASLLAETLRKYQYEVETIQEFDHLIEEFTTFNPHMVLLDINLPAYDGYYWCRQLRQHTTCPIIFISARSGEMDQIFALENGGDDFITKPFNYEIVLAKIRSHLRRTYGEYAARQEERTIKQGQLVLHLERMELHKNDLEIPLQKKECIILELLMGHAPKVVAREQLLEELWDDQAFVDENTLNVNMTRVRKKLADYNISSSIETVRGAGYRFILSAGEL